GCCATGGCGTCGTGACATTCCTGCGCCAGTCCGATGAGTTCGCTATCCGCAATGCGTCGACCGGTGGTCACCTGCTCAAGCAAATTTTCCAGCTCATGTGCGACGTCGGCTAAAGGTGTCAAACCAGAAATCCGCGCGCCACCTTTAAGCGTATGGAGCTGACGCTGAAGCATATTGACGTGCTCGAGGTCATTTTGGTTTTCTTGCCACAAGCTAATGACATCGCCCTGTTCAGTCAGCAGCTCCTCCGCTTCTTCGAGATAGATGTCGAGAATATCCTTGTCTTCTGGCTCGAGATCCAGAGCAATCTCTTCTTCGGTAAGCGCCGCTTCAACAAATGCTTTTGTAATGTCTGCCGATTTTTCGACCTGCGATGTCGTTTCATCCTCAACGCCGATGTCGGCCACATCGCCCGACTTAAGTGAGGCGATCAGGGCGTCAGCAGGTTCAGCATCTTCCCCTGCCTTGATCTGTGCCACCATCGCGTCAAGCTGCTCAAAAGCAGTCCTCGTCAGTTCCAGCGAAGCTGATGCGTGGGTCAGTGCCGTCTCCAGCTCGTGCGCCAAGTCGGCCACCGGCTGTTGGTTGGCCAGACGGGCCGCCCCCTTCAAGGTATGCAGGATACGCAACAAGGCGTCGACTTCGCCATAAGCCTCAAAATGCGCCAAGGCCTCCTCAGCCTCATTCATCAGCTCTTCTGCTTCCTCAATAAAGAGCGCACGAATCTCTTCCAGTTCTTCGTCTTCAGCCGTATCTGCATCTTCGACTGCCTCGGCCATTGCCCCAGACGTTTCAGCGTCATCATCGATGTCTTCCGCACTCAACGATGGCGCAAGTGCATCCGAGGCGGCCAAATCGACATCGTCGTCGGCGACGTCAGATGCCTGATCGATTTCTTCTTCGACGGCACCCGTCGCCTCAGTCATGTCCGTTGTATCGCCAGTCTCGAAATTAGATGGCGCCTCGTCCGTCGGCTCGGAGAGTTCAATCAATGACTCGTGATCGTCCGACACGTCAGACGAAATGGCATCATCGCCTGGTAGTTCATCGACCTCCCTTTCCGCTTCGATTTCGCTTGCTTCGCCAAGCAAACCTGGCTCGTCCGACAGCGCTTCAGGCGCTACGGTTTCTACATCAACATCATCCAAATCAATGCTGTCAAACGACAAGGCAGGTTCTGTGTCGCCTTCCTCATCCACTAAGCTATCCGCTGCGCCATCATCGACTAAGCTCGCTGCGCCAGCTTCCGGACCAACATCGTCCAGAGCCACCTCTGTCTCGGCGCCCTCGCCAGCTTCTGCCGGCGGCTCAATGTCAAATGTCTCCTCTCCGTCAACGCTTACCAGATCAGAGTCTGTCACTTCTAAGGCCGCTTCCGAAGGTGCCTCAGTTGTCGGCGCCTGGTCACTGGTAAATTCGTCCAGTGCTTCGAGCAGCGACTGGTTGAGTTTCGGACGCTGACTGGCTGCGATACGGTCAAAATTCTCCGCCAAGGATGCCAACGCGCGTGAGAGTAATTCGACGAAATCGGCACGACGGCTTGCCTGTGCCCCTTTTGCAAGGAAGCCTCCAATTGCGGCACAGAAGTGTGCCATTGGGGCCAGATCAACCGCTTCGGCGAGATCGGCCAATCGAGCAAATTTTTCTGACGCCTGGTGGAGAACGTCATCACTTAAGTTTGCTGACGTATCAAGCAAACGATCGCCAAGGTCATCCACCAGATCTTGTCCGTCGGACAAGAACGTGATCAACGCATCGTTATCACCACTTTCCGTTTCGACTTCCAGCGCCGGTATCAACCGATCCAACGCCTCTATCTGCGCTTTGAGCGCTCGGAATCGCTCGTCTTCCGGCTGCTGCTCGAAGCTTGGAATATCAGGCAGATTGTCTTCGAGGATTTCACTGAACCCTTGTAACGCCGTCAGCGCTTCATGGGACACTCCGATGGACCTCGCGTTGAGTTGCTTAAAGTGCGCTTCAAGTGGCGTCACCAAAGCACTGACCTTCAGCACACCCGTCATGTTGGCACTGCCCTTTATCGTGTGCAGCGCCCTGACCACATCATCGTCACACAGTGTCTCGCCAGGGTTAGACAGCGCCCGATCAATGAATTCATGAATGGCCGCCATGTGGGTTTCAGTTTCGGCGCAGAAGACCTCAACTAAAGCCTGATCGAGCGAGCTCTCATCTGTTTCGCTGATCGGCTCAGCATGTGCCACCATGTCTTCATCAACCGATGCATCATCGCCACCATGAAGTTCCTCTGGTGTCAATTCAGGCACATCCGCCAAAGGTGCCTCCGAGGTCACATCAATGGCTTCCGGCGTTTCTTCCACTTCCTCATCGGTGTCACCCACCTCGTCAACGACCACCGTCTCTTCTTCTGAGGTTTGCTCAACTGGTGCAGGCGGCACTGCTTCTGTTTGCTCCGTTAGGTCCGTGCCTGAAATAGTAGCCTCTGTCGTCTCGCTTGTCGCTGCCTGTCCTGGCTTAGGTGCAATACCGCCCGCAATCGCATGCGCGCGTGCCGCCAAGGCTTCGGCTTCGGACGACGCATTTTTACCCTGCTTGAAATCGTTAATCAGTGTCGGCAAAAGCGCCATCACTTCGTCCAGCAACTGCCAAATTTCTTCCGTCGTTGGCTGCGTACCCGCGATAATTTTGTTGAGCAAGTTCTCAACAGCCCAAGCCAACTCCCCAATGACCGTCGCGCCCACCAGCCGACCACTGCCCTTGAGGGTATGGAATGAACGCCGAGTCGTCGTCAATGCCTCCTTATCTTCACTGTTCTGTTTCCAAGCCGGATAGCTTTGCCCCAGTGTCTCCAGAACTTCTGTCGCTTCCTCGGCAAAGATTTCGAGAATTTCCTCGTCAATCAGATCGTCGCTCTCCGTCGCCGATGCCGGGGCTCCGAAGACTGTCTCTGTCTCACTTGAAACCTCATCTTGTGTTTCTATCGCGGTGTCCGGAACAGCGTCTCCGCCCTCCATGGCTGACGCTTCGTCTAAGGTTTCAGCGAGTGTTTCTAACCGTTGCAAACTGTTTCGTGCCGCATCAAGCACGGAGTCCAAAGCATGCTTTCCGCTTTCGTCGAAGCCTTCTAAATAATATTCAATGCCGGTATAGACGTCGGCCAACGCGTCAAGGTAGGCCTGCTCTGGTAAGACGCTACTACTACTGAGTTTATCAATATATTTTTGTGCTGAATGGATTAGGTCCGCCAAATCAGACATATCAAGCAAGCGGAAGCCACCTTCAATTTCGCGAGACCAATCCGCAATTGGCGCCAAGGTCGATCTATCGCCACCTGCCGCCATAAAGTCAACAATGGCATCTTGGATGCGCTGTAGATTAACGCGCGCCTCACGCATGAAGTGATACTGAGCGTCAAGGAATGCTTGCTCCGAAGCCACTTGCTCAAGATCTGAGCTTTCCCCGGTATCGTGCGCCATTTCGGAAAGTGCAGCCTCGACATAAAGCAGCGAGCCCGCTAAGTCCATCACCAAACTGTCGCTGACATGTTCTTCTCGGATTTGGCGGCGTAAATCGTTGATTTGCTCAATCAAAAGTTCGTGCTGTTGGTTCAGTCCCAGCACCAATAAGGTGTCCGCCAGTTGCTTAAGCTGGGGTAATTGCTTCTCCAAGTCTTGATATTTACGCTCACCAGTTCTGACGTAGATGTCGATGGCGTCTTTAAGATTCGCAATGCTTTCTCGCATCGCGCCAGCCACGGCTTCCAAGGCTTCGGTGCTGGCCACGACCTCATGTTCCTGGCCGTGGACTGCGTTGGAAATAGCACGGGCCTTGTCATTTGTGACCGGGGCTGACAAGACGTGAGTCAACAACGCTTGCAGCAGCTTGGCATTCGGTTTTTCAGAGAGCACGGCTGAACCACTCTCAGCCAATCGCTTAAGCTGACGATCAACCTGACCAAGCAGTCCATGCACAGTTTTGTCCTGCCAGCCTTTTTGTTCCTTGATCGTCGCGGTATAGGCGCTGGCCAGCCACCACAGTCGTTCAATTTCGCTACCCTGACAAATTGCCTGCAGACGGTCCAGCACTTTCTCAATACGACTCAGTCCATCCTCGGCTTGCTCGTCACGAATCACCGCAAGCAGACCTTTCTGGAAATGGGGCCTGAGTTTTTTGGCGGCTAGCTTAAGCGCATCCTCTGAATCAGGAACCTCCACTTGGACGGAAGGTTTTGGTATTGGCAACGCAAACACATCCGTCTCTTCGGACAGGGCAATGGGCTCCAATCCAATTTGTTTTCGAAGCCGATTCGTGGTGGCAATAATTTGTG
This genomic window from Gammaproteobacteria bacterium contains:
- a CDS encoding response regulator; amino-acid sequence: MAGQNEQVALSWVREEIEKTLLEARQALEAFADNPTDSSQATICAKDLRQVRGTLQILDIPEAAALAEALEQVAARMASGAFSHSQAVLEPMMEGILQLELHLQKLYSGRASSGAQIIATTNRLRKQIGLEPIALSEETDVFALPIPKPSVQVEVPDSEDALKLAAKKLRPHFQKGLLAVIRDEQAEDGLSRIEKVLDRLQAICQGSEIERLWWLASAYTATIKEQKGWQDKTVHGLLGQVDRQLKRLAESGSAVLSEKPNAKLLQALLTHVLSAPVTNDKARAISNAVHGQEHEVVASTEALEAVAGAMRESIANLKDAIDIYVRTGERKYQDLEKQLPQLKQLADTLLVLGLNQQHELLIEQINDLRRQIREEHVSDSLVMDLAGSLLYVEAALSEMAHDTGESSDLEQVASEQAFLDAQYHFMREARVNLQRIQDAIVDFMAAGGDRSTLAPIADWSREIEGGFRLLDMSDLADLIHSAQKYIDKLSSSSVLPEQAYLDALADVYTGIEYYLEGFDESGKHALDSVLDAARNSLQRLETLAETLDEASAMEGGDAVPDTAIETQDEVSSETETVFGAPASATESDDLIDEEILEIFAEEATEVLETLGQSYPAWKQNSEDKEALTTTRRSFHTLKGSGRLVGATVIGELAWAVENLLNKIIAGTQPTTEEIWQLLDEVMALLPTLINDFKQGKNASSEAEALAARAHAIAGGIAPKPGQAATSETTEATISGTDLTEQTEAVPPAPVEQTSEEETVVVDEVGDTDEEVEETPEAIDVTSEAPLADVPELTPEELHGGDDASVDEDMVAHAEPISETDESSLDQALVEVFCAETETHMAAIHEFIDRALSNPGETLCDDDVVRALHTIKGSANMTGVLKVSALVTPLEAHFKQLNARSIGVSHEALTALQGFSEILEDNLPDIPSFEQQPEDERFRALKAQIEALDRLIPALEVETESGDNDALITFLSDGQDLVDDLGDRLLDTSANLSDDVLHQASEKFARLADLAEAVDLAPMAHFCAAIGGFLAKGAQASRRADFVELLSRALASLAENFDRIAASQRPKLNQSLLEALDEFTSDQAPTTEAPSEAALEVTDSDLVSVDGEETFDIEPPAEAGEGAETEVALDDVGPEAGAASLVDDGAADSLVDEEGDTEPALSFDSIDLDDVDVETVAPEALSDEPGLLGEASEIEAEREVDELPGDDAISSDVSDDHESLIELSEPTDEAPSNFETGDTTDMTEATGAVEEEIDQASDVADDDVDLAASDALAPSLSAEDIDDDAETSGAMAEAVEDADTAEDEELEEIRALFIEEAEELMNEAEEALAHFEAYGEVDALLRILHTLKGAARLANQQPVADLAHELETALTHASASLELTRTAFEQLDAMVAQIKAGEDAEPADALIASLKSGDVADIGVEDETTSQVEKSADITKAFVEAALTEEEIALDLEPEDKDILDIYLEEAEELLTEQGDVISLWQENQNDLEHVNMLQRQLHTLKGGARISGLTPLADVAHELENLLEQVTTGRRIADSELIGLAQECHDAMAKMVERVKTAGTIPTANALLTKIRTAAGRPVTAPGTEQDVPQHTAQVVPLVRRRAAQTKEEKAAPKPQPATARQSAGREMIRVDAATLETLANLAGETSIYRSRLEQQVTQLRFQIEEIDATVERVRTQLRNLEIETEAQIQYRREMAGYEDDEFDPLEMDRYTRQQELTRSLGESTNDLLSLKETMEGLVADAELLLLQQSRVDSELQDRLMRTRLVPFTSVVPRLRRMVRQIGQELGKPVVLAIQAEGEMDRTVLERLIAPIEHMLRNAIDHGIESKEERLRKGKPEQGRVSIRLYREGAEVVVEITDDGRGIDLERVRKKALERGLIAEGAELTDHELQLLILEAGFSTAETVTQISGRGVGMDVVNSEIKQMGGLIDIQSERDRGTTFTVRLPFTVSVNQALMVRVADSMYAIPYANIEGVVRVSPFELEEIYRDNDPTYMYSGQPYSVRYLGRLLKTQDSPNLEGLTQPLPLLLLHGLEHPVALQVDELAGSREIVVKSVGVQLSSITGISGATILGDGRVVLILDLPALWRRADAPSVEAEAEVKRREDEDTSVKTIMVVDDSITVRKVTSRLLQRHGYQVLTAKDGVDALNVLHDQIPDLMLLDIEMPRMDGFELASTIRHDERLKHIPIIMITSRTGDKHRSRAEEIGVNRYMGKPYNEIDLLQNIESLLEGQ